ATGCTTTGGAGGTTGCTGGCGATGAACGAGCTCTTGCAAGCTCATGTACTCCACATAATTTCCACCACCAACCATGAATGCTATAGCTTCTTTAAACGGTCCTTTCATCTGGCTGCCGCTTGAGCCCATGGATGACTTTGGGGCACGGGGATCAAAGATAAGATACGAGTCAATGTCAGGGTTGGGTTTTCCCTCCATTAATGCATCAACTGTTCGAGTTAGAGCCAATTGATGATCATTGGACAGCAAGTTTTTCATGCCAGCAGTTACAGCACCGATTGACTGCCCGTAGAGTTTTTCTGCCCAATTAACAATGTTGCCCCTGCTTGCAGAATTAGCTGATGCCAGGGAGACATTCAATGATTTTATCTTCTTCACATACTGAAATGCACTCGTATCAACCTCAGCTTCCCTAAGTGCCGTTTCCACAGCCTCAATTTCTGATGGAGGGATGGTTTCTGTTGAAATAAGAAACATGATAGCAAATCGTAACTTGTCCATCTTGTCCCCTTTTCCCTTGAGCACACCAAGAAGTTCGTTGCGATCAATACCACCTCTGACCATCATTTCGCTCTCCTTCTCTGCAAATTCATTAAGAGTCCTTCCCTTAATTTCACCCAACAATGCAGTAGCGATGTTAGTATGCTTATCAATGACTTGCTTCCTCTCAGTCAATTCAGGAAGAGAGTTAACTGCATTCATGAGATGCTTTGTGTTGCCAACTAGATCTGTCCCATCAAACTGAGCTTCGTCGCCGCCAGTCCTCCTATTGACCTCTTCGACATCTTTCTTGTACTTATTCAACTGTGCATCAATTTCCTCAGCAACTCTAGGAAACTCCAGAGACCCATTTGATGTCCAAAATGGGTCAGTGCGATCCAATTCATACGACTTCATCCCACCTTTCTCTACTTTTACATTCAACCTATTTAACCTTAAGCCAAGCACATCATGAACAAGTGGCTTATACCTAAAATCGTGTTGTATAGCCACGGATAGCTCAAAATTCCTGTCAAAGAGACACAAAATCGGTCTCTGAAACGAGCTGGCAAAGTTGCCACCCTCGGTAAACAAATTGTTCTTTGCCAGTAAATGGTCACGCAATCTCTGATCCAGCAAGGATGCTACCATCTCAGCTGGGCCTCCACGA
This portion of the Salvia splendens isolate huo1 chromosome 10, SspV2, whole genome shotgun sequence genome encodes:
- the LOC121752112 gene encoding SEC1 family transport protein SLY1-like, whose product is MALNLRQKQTECIIKMLNLNQAVGTVGGTANEEVYKILIYDRFCQDILSPLIHVKDLRKHGITLYFLVDKDRNPVLDVPAVYFLQPTPQNVQRIIADASRALYDSFHLNFSSSIPRPLLEDLATGTMNSDSIQRISKVHDQYLEFVTLEDNLFSLANKNCYVQLNDPSAGDKEIEEIIEKIVGGLFCVLATLAVVPVIRCPRGGPAEMVASLLDQRLRDHLLAKNNLFTEGGNFASSFQRPILCLFDRNFELSVAIQHDFRYKPLVHDVLGLRLNRLNVKVEKGGMKSYELDRTDPFWTSNGSLEFPRVAEEIDAQLNKYKKDVEEVNRRTGGDEAQFDGTDLVGNTKHLMNAVNSLPELTERKQVIDKHTNIATALLGEIKGRTLNEFAEKESEMMVRGGIDRNELLGVLKGKGDKMDKLRFAIMFLISTETIPPSEIEAVETALREAEVDTSAFQYVKKIKSLNVSLASANSASRGNIVNWAEKLYGQSIGAVTAGMKNLLSNDHQLALTRTVDALMEGKPNPDIDSYLIFDPRAPKSSMGSSGSQMKGPFKEAIAFMVGGGNYVEYMSLQELVHRQQPPKHVIYGTTEILTGDEFVEQLAVLGRKMGLGSVPPIAGSSNR